Within the Onychostoma macrolepis isolate SWU-2019 chromosome 14, ASM1243209v1, whole genome shotgun sequence genome, the region AGACCGTCAGTGACATTATATTACAGTGCACTCATACTTTtctgtacttaagtgtgttaagtaAACTTGCTgggagattttattttatttaattaaatatatattacctTTAAgtagagttattttaaaatatacctTTATCATTTAAGTAAAccacaagtgcacattcagtacaGAGCACAACTATATTTAATACAGTTTGTCTAATACATCATGTATTGTAACAGATGAGGTTGGAGTATATTAAAATGCCTAGTCCAGTCAGAAAGTTTCTAAATATTGCCATACACACATATCTATGTTTCCTTAATCACTGTCTTCATCctgttgctttatttattgtaaCAGTAGTGTTACTGTTGTTGCAAGTGTGAGCAGCTGAACTTAAGTGTTCATGCAATGACAGTCACACAAAAAAACAGGCAACATGAAGCAATCAAGGAAAACTTTAATGGTAGCACATTAAATTCACAGAGCTTTAGGGTGAAGTTTTTTCTTCTtgctttacattttagtaaaaaCAATATGGGAGTAGTCTCTGTGGCCCAatgaattatgaaatatattcaaaacaaGAAAGAACTGGCAAAATCAGATATAAATACTCCTAAGGCTGTTGTGAGTTGCATACAACACTTCAGATGTCATCCCTGAGTCCTCATCTCCCAGTTATCATGAGTCCGTATCCTTGTTTTGAGCTGCTCGTTACTGTGTTTTCTTCTTTTCCAGGCCTTTGACTTGTCCCTCCAGTCTGCTGAGTCGGCTTTCCAGATTGCCTCCTGTCCCACCGCCGCGGCTCGTAGCGACTCCAAACACAGCACAGATGAGTACTAGTAGAGTCAGTCTCATTGTAGTGACTTCAGTGGGGGCGGCGGGGTCACCGACGATCCGCACAAACAGCCACAGCACTATGACCGCTTTAATCAGCCAAAAAGCTCGCCTTACAAGCCCCACGGCAACTCGCAGCAGCAAGGACAGGAGCCAGTATCCAATCAGAGCCAGCAAAGCCCACTTGGTCACAGCAGACACGCCCTCGGCGGTGAAATGAGGCACTGATATCGACTCTTTGAATAGgacacagacagaaagaaaaaagaacagaTGTTAATTGGGTGTAGCAGTTTCTAAGGTGTTTAAAGTGGTTGCTAAAGGGAGGGGTTGGTTGATGTTAGGCTAGGGTGTAAGTCTATTGCATTTTTTGCCACATTTTATCATctacccaaaaatgtaaattagcCCATGATTTATTCACTCTCAAGGCATcttaggtgtatatgactttcttctttaagacgaatccaatcggagttataatAAAATTTGTCATGGCTCTTTccagctttataatggcagtagGCGggtggtttttattttttcaacagtccaaaagaagtgcaataaagtgcatccatccataataaacaGTGCCTCACgcggctccggggggtgaataaaggcctccagTAGCGAATCCAAAAATATccatgtttaaaatgttataaacacttttctcattttttaaaataactcccgattggattcgtcggaaagaataaagtcatatacacctaggatgccttgagggtgagtaaagcatgggctaattttcatttttgggtgaactaaccctttaaaatctgaacagaatgataactaaaactaaatcaacaTCCACACCAACAAGAGGTAATGTTATGTTTATGATaagctttaaatgctcaagctctttaaagtcaAATGGGTTCTGATTTGCTGTGAATATCTGTGTCTCAATTCAGAGGCTCCATCCTTCAAAGGGTGGATTCAAAGACCTGATAT harbors:
- the si:dkey-74k8.3 gene encoding transmembrane protein 109 isoform X2, coding for MSVHNVASRSSEKLLFFGFLVLVRSVSCHGFAEEVTPGSYDFGSVILEPLEGLRKYVESIVGTHVIEICIEFVEMLLQFVAEGAASGLNVIAVYVSEILRATGVNESISVPHFTAEGVSAVTKWALLALIGYWLLSLLLRVAVGLVRRAFWLIKAVIVLWLFVRIVGDPAAPTEVTTMRLTLLVLICAVFGVATSRGGGTGGNLESRLSRLEGQVKGLEKKKTQ